One Castanea sativa cultivar Marrone di Chiusa Pesio chromosome 4, ASM4071231v1 DNA window includes the following coding sequences:
- the LOC142631738 gene encoding serine/threonine-protein kinase AtPK2/AtPK19-like — protein MLSNSQKKKYLHTFLATNLNNKLTVSIPSYSDTTTTTTTQDDFDFSEVFGPLTPHHNQNPTSNPNPSSSSPASTSSSSVSASASATTAFPIPVDPPVIHNRSHSFVGPSPRFTTTSLSRSLPLEPELLEPDSEPETEPGNDPTGDDDGDGKSESENVGKIGPLDFEILRVVGQGAFGKVFQVRRKKKKKENIHCGSDSDSDSDGSKDGIYAMKVMRKDTIIKKNHVDYMKAERDILTKVVHPFIVQLRYSFQTKTKLYLILDFINGGHLFFHLYRQGIFSEDQARVYTAEIVSAVSHLHKCGIVHRDLKPENILMNADGHVMLTDFGLAKEIDESSRSNSMCGTTEYMAPEILLSKGHNKDADWWSVGILLFEMLTGQPPFTHQNRKKLQEKIIKEKFKLPPFLTSDAHSLLKGLLQKEPSRRLGSGPNGGDDIKSHKWFRSINWKKLEARELQPKFKPDVSGKDCTANFDRCWTAMPADDSPAPTPTAGEHFQGYTYVAPNPWLSSV, from the exons atgTTGTCGAATTCTCAGAAGAAGAAATACTTGCACACTTTCTTAGCCACCAACCTTAACAACAAGCTCACAGTTTCAATCCCATCGTATTCcgacaccaccaccaccaccaccacccaagATGACTTCGATTTCTCCGAAGTGTTTGGTCCCTTAACCCCACATCATAACCAAAACCCAACTTCAAATCCCAACCCTTCATCTTCATCACCAGCGTCCACGTCATCATCTTCCGTCTCTGCCTCCGCCTCTGCCACCACCGCCTTTCCAATCCCAGTGGACCCACCTGTGATCCACAACCGGTCCCACTCCTTCGTGGGTCCCTCTCCTCGCTTCACCACCACCTCTCTCTCCCGCTCTCTCCCTCTTGAACCCGAACTCCTCGAACCCGACTCTGAACCCGAAACCGAACCCGGAAATGACCCAActggtgatgatgatggtgatggtaagagtgagagtgagaatgTGGGAAAGATTGGgcctttggattttgagattcTGAGAGTTGTGGGGCAAGGTGCTTTTGGAAAAGTGTTCCAAGtcagaaggaagaagaagaagaaagagaatattCACTGTGGTTCTGATAGTGATAGTGATAGTGATGGTAGCAAAGATGGGATTTACGCCATGAAAGTGATGAGGAAGGACACAATTATAAAGAAGAACCATGTGGATTACATGAAGGCCGAGAGGGACATTCTCACTAAAGTTGTCCACCCTTTTATTGTTCAGCTCCGCTACTCCTTTCAG ACCAAGACTAAGCTGTACTTGATTCTGGATTTTATTAATGGAGGGCATCTCTTTTTTCATCTGTACCGGCAGGGAATCTTCAG TGAGGATCAGGCAAGGGTTTATACTGCTGAGATAGTTTCTGCTGTTTCACATCTTCACAAGTGCGGGATCGTGCATCGGGATCTTAAACCTGAAAATATTCTCATGAACGCTGATGGCCAT GTTATGCTAACTGATTTTGGACTGGCAAAGGAAATTGATGAATCAAGCAGATCAAATTCAATGTGTGGGACCACAGAATACATGGCTCCAGAAATTTTGCTGTCTAAAGGCCACAATAAGGATGCAGATTGGTGGAGTGTTGGGATACTCTTGTTTGAGATGCTAACTGGACAG CCACCATTTACAcatcaaaatagaaagaaactTCAGGAGAAAATCATCAAAGAGAAGTTTAAACTTCCGCCATTTCTTACCAGTGACGCTCATTCCTTACTTAAAGGA ttgCTGCAAAAGGAACCATCAAGAAGATTAGGCAGTGGTCCTAATGGAGGGGATGATATCAAAAGTCACAAGTGGTTTCGATCAATCAATTGGAAGAAATTAGAGGCTAGAGAACTGCAGCCAAAGTTCAAGCCAGATGTGAGTGGAAAAGACTGTACAGCCAATTTCGACCGGTGCTGGACAGCAATGCCTGCAGATGACTCGCCAGCTCCCACGCCAACTGCAGGTGAACATTTCCAAGGATATACTTATGTGGCACCTAACCCTTGGCTTTCATCTGTATAA